A genome region from Thermoflexus sp. includes the following:
- a CDS encoding Ni/Fe hydrogenase subunit alpha, which produces MSKPRTLTVRVDALARVEGEGALHIRVRNGQVHELRLEIYEPPRFFEAFLRGRRFEEAPDITARICGICPVAYQMSACNALESLLGLSVGGSLRDLRLLLYYGEWIESHALHMFLLHLPDFLGYESALHMARDHPDWVQKGLQIKKAGNALMARIGGREVHPINVRVGGFYSVPSRRALLEHKEELARARDLMIEALRWMAGLEFPEFEEDYEFVALYHPEEYAILEGQVRFSHGWLAPVSAFEEIIEEIHVPYSNALHAVIRGRGSYMVGPLARFNLNFHQLSPLAREVAASIGLIPPVRNPFRSLLVRGIEVIHACEEALRLIDRYEPPDRPFEPFEVRAGTGFGASEAPRGLLYHRYRINADGLIEEAKIVPPTAQNQRRIEDDLRKLVPCLLPLPKDQITWRCEQAIRNYDPCISCATHFLQLELVEE; this is translated from the coding sequence ATGTCGAAGCCGCGAACCCTGACCGTTCGGGTTGATGCCCTGGCCCGGGTGGAAGGTGAGGGCGCCCTGCACATCCGGGTGCGGAACGGGCAGGTGCACGAGCTCCGCTTGGAGATCTACGAGCCGCCGCGCTTTTTCGAGGCCTTTCTGCGGGGACGGCGTTTCGAGGAGGCGCCGGATATCACCGCCCGTATCTGTGGCATCTGCCCGGTGGCCTACCAGATGAGCGCGTGCAACGCCCTGGAAAGCCTCCTCGGTCTGTCCGTGGGAGGCTCCCTCCGGGACTTGCGGTTGCTGCTTTACTACGGGGAATGGATCGAAAGCCATGCCCTCCACATGTTTCTGCTGCACCTGCCGGACTTCCTGGGCTATGAGAGCGCCCTCCACATGGCCCGGGATCACCCGGATTGGGTGCAGAAGGGGCTTCAGATCAAGAAGGCGGGGAACGCCCTGATGGCCCGCATCGGCGGCCGCGAGGTTCATCCCATCAACGTCCGCGTCGGGGGCTTCTATTCCGTCCCATCGCGCCGGGCCCTCCTGGAACACAAAGAGGAGCTTGCCCGCGCTCGCGATCTCATGATCGAAGCCCTCCGCTGGATGGCCGGTCTGGAGTTCCCGGAGTTCGAGGAGGATTACGAGTTCGTGGCCCTTTATCATCCCGAGGAATACGCTATCCTGGAGGGTCAGGTTCGTTTCAGCCACGGGTGGCTGGCCCCGGTCTCCGCCTTTGAGGAGATTATCGAGGAGATCCACGTGCCCTACAGCAACGCCCTGCACGCGGTGATTCGGGGGCGCGGCAGCTACATGGTCGGCCCCCTGGCCCGCTTCAACCTGAATTTCCATCAGCTCTCTCCGCTGGCCCGGGAGGTGGCCGCTTCCATCGGCCTGATCCCCCCGGTGCGCAACCCCTTCCGCAGCCTCCTCGTCCGCGGCATCGAGGTCATCCACGCCTGCGAGGAGGCCCTGCGCCTCATCGATCGCTACGAGCCGCCGGATCGCCCCTTCGAGCCCTTCGAGGTCCGGGCGGGGACCGGCTTTGGGGCCAGCGAGGCTCCACGAGGGCTCCTGTATCATCGCTATCGGATCAACGCCGATGGCCTGATCGAGGAAGCGAAGATTGTCCCGCCTACCGCCCAGAACCAGCGCCGCATCGAGGACGATCTGCGCAAACTGGTGCCTTGTTTGCTCCCCTTGCCGAAGGATCAGATCACCTGGCGCTGTGAGCAGGCCATCCGGAACTACGATCCGTGCATCTCCTGCGCCACGCACTTCCTCCAGCTGGAGCTTGTGGAGGAATGA
- a CDS encoding class I SAM-dependent methyltransferase: MERGNHLSFHPERLERIARMEAGHFWFVGRRAFLQRWLRRIALPAEGLVLDAGCGTGWTVRWLAEHGFRVMGVDVLPDGLRDLKARVPSLALVQGDARRLPLRAGSVSAVLLLDVLEHLEDHEALREAQRVLKPGGWVLLSAPALPWLWSARDREAGHRRRYTPTMLRNRLKEAGFRIVDMRFYMFLLFPLILASRWAGRHRPGFQRFEERPSRWLNHLLLQAVRLEVAMGRWIRWPWGSTLLALARKDPLCRSRNPGSDGALPQAGEDAGVPEPPSSKAGAS; the protein is encoded by the coding sequence ATGGAGCGCGGGAATCATCTCTCTTTTCACCCCGAGCGCCTGGAACGCATTGCCCGGATGGAAGCGGGGCACTTCTGGTTCGTCGGGCGCCGGGCTTTCCTCCAGCGCTGGCTGAGGCGGATCGCCCTCCCGGCGGAGGGGCTGGTTCTCGATGCAGGCTGTGGAACCGGGTGGACGGTTCGCTGGCTGGCCGAACATGGTTTCCGCGTGATGGGCGTGGATGTGCTGCCGGATGGCCTGAGAGATTTAAAGGCCCGGGTGCCTTCCCTGGCTCTGGTTCAGGGCGACGCCAGGCGGCTCCCTCTTCGCGCGGGCAGCGTATCCGCAGTCCTGCTGCTGGACGTTCTGGAGCACCTGGAGGATCATGAGGCGCTGCGGGAGGCGCAGCGTGTGTTGAAGCCCGGCGGATGGGTGCTCCTCTCCGCCCCTGCCCTCCCATGGCTCTGGAGCGCCCGGGATCGGGAGGCCGGGCATCGCCGGCGTTACACCCCAACGATGCTTCGAAACCGCTTGAAGGAAGCAGGATTTCGCATTGTAGACATGCGGTTTTACATGTTCCTGCTCTTCCCCCTGATCCTGGCGAGCCGATGGGCCGGGCGCCACCGCCCGGGGTTTCAGAGGTTCGAGGAGCGCCCTTCCCGATGGTTGAACCACCTGCTGCTTCAGGCGGTGCGCCTGGAAGTCGCCATGGGGCGCTGGATACGATGGCCCTGGGGTTCAACCCTGCTCGCGCTGGCGCGCAAGGATCCCCTTTGCCGGAGTCGGAACCCCGGGTCGGATGGGGCATTGCCTCAGGCGGGTGAAGATGCAGGCGTCCCTGAACCTCCCTCATCAAAGGCCGGCGCATCATGA
- a CDS encoding NAD-dependent epimerase/dehydratase family protein, with product MADLQGAPILITGGAGFIGAHLTRRLLEAGAQVHLIVRPGTDLRRLAGMMDRVSIHRGDLLDAKGVREVVTNMCPRWIFHLAARRGHPCTPEERLELLRSSLMGTAHLLEAARDAGIARFIHMGSSLEYGPYPRAIREGDPLRPITDRGVAKAAASVLVAFYARAFGLPAVILRPFYVYGPGQPPEQLIPTLLRAALTGEEVRLTAPGYRHDFVFVEDVVEACLRAAMRSVRPGESFNIGTGIQWTNEEVAAWVESITGRSLRLRIGDHPPSPPDTSCWVADIRKAQRRLRWFPRWDLPAGLRRTLEWMQRHGDPA from the coding sequence ATGGCCGATCTCCAGGGCGCGCCCATCCTGATCACCGGCGGAGCTGGCTTCATCGGCGCTCACCTGACGCGCCGCCTGCTGGAGGCCGGCGCGCAGGTCCACCTCATCGTTCGACCGGGCACCGATCTCAGGCGCCTGGCCGGGATGATGGATCGGGTTTCGATCCACCGGGGGGACCTCCTGGATGCGAAGGGGGTGCGGGAGGTGGTAACGAACATGTGCCCCCGCTGGATTTTCCATCTCGCCGCCCGGCGCGGGCACCCGTGCACGCCAGAGGAACGCCTGGAGCTCCTGCGGTCCAGTCTTATGGGTACCGCGCACCTGCTGGAGGCAGCGCGGGATGCGGGGATCGCCCGTTTTATCCATATGGGCAGCTCCCTGGAATACGGCCCGTATCCGCGGGCGATCCGAGAGGGGGATCCCTTGCGCCCGATAACCGACCGGGGGGTTGCGAAGGCCGCGGCCAGCGTGCTGGTGGCTTTTTACGCTCGGGCCTTCGGCCTGCCCGCGGTTATCCTTCGCCCATTTTACGTCTATGGGCCCGGCCAGCCTCCAGAGCAGCTCATCCCCACGCTGCTCCGCGCCGCCCTCACCGGGGAGGAGGTCCGCCTGACCGCGCCCGGTTACCGGCATGATTTCGTCTTCGTCGAGGACGTGGTGGAGGCATGCCTGCGCGCCGCCATGCGATCGGTCCGGCCGGGGGAATCCTTCAACATCGGCACCGGCATCCAGTGGACCAACGAGGAGGTGGCCGCATGGGTGGAATCCATCACCGGCCGATCCCTTCGCCTCCGGATCGGCGACCATCCTCCCAGCCCGCCGGACACCTCCTGCTGGGTGGCGGATATCCGGAAGGCCCAACGCCGACTGCGATGGTTCCCCCGGTGGGATCTGCCCGCCGGCCTGCGAAGGACCCTGGAATGGATGCAGCGCCATGGAGATCCGGCCTGA
- a CDS encoding aldolase/citrate lyase family protein, whose amino-acid sequence MNKIAQPRRDFDLFLFSTDPDLIRLAVAGGATGVVVDWEYIGKAERQAGFDTQINHDTLEDLQRVRACTTASVLCRINAFGPWTQKEIEAAVQAGADEILLPMVRSVEEVEQALEWIRGRCGLGILIETREAVAICERLARLPLTRAYLGLHDLAIERRTPNPFRAIPDGIVEWVRSAFPIPFGFAGLTLPDRGFPIPCRLLIAEMARLGCSFSFLRRSFLRDVVGRDPRVEIPRILEALREAFQEPLSALEAQHQELLRAIEEADAFFSNRHRIMSPWPISRARPS is encoded by the coding sequence ATGAACAAAATCGCACAGCCCCGGAGGGATTTCGATCTTTTCCTGTTCTCCACCGATCCGGATCTGATCCGCCTGGCGGTGGCGGGCGGAGCGACCGGCGTGGTGGTGGATTGGGAATACATCGGCAAGGCGGAACGCCAGGCGGGCTTCGACACCCAGATCAACCACGACACCTTGGAGGACCTGCAACGGGTTCGCGCCTGCACTACCGCATCCGTCCTGTGCCGGATCAACGCCTTCGGCCCTTGGACCCAAAAGGAGATCGAGGCCGCCGTGCAGGCCGGCGCCGATGAGATCCTGCTCCCCATGGTCCGCTCCGTAGAGGAGGTAGAGCAGGCCCTGGAATGGATCAGGGGACGATGTGGGCTCGGGATCCTGATCGAAACGCGAGAGGCGGTGGCTATTTGCGAGCGCCTGGCCCGTCTTCCCCTCACCCGGGCTTACCTGGGGCTGCACGATCTGGCCATCGAGCGAAGAACCCCCAATCCGTTCCGGGCGATCCCGGATGGAATTGTGGAGTGGGTCCGGTCCGCCTTCCCCATCCCCTTCGGCTTCGCGGGGCTGACCCTTCCAGATCGCGGCTTTCCCATCCCCTGTCGCCTGTTGATCGCGGAGATGGCCCGGCTGGGCTGTTCGTTCTCGTTCCTGCGGCGTTCCTTCTTGCGGGATGTCGTGGGCCGGGATCCCCGGGTGGAGATCCCACGGATCCTGGAGGCGCTGCGGGAGGCTTTCCAGGAGCCCCTCTCTGCGCTTGAGGCTCAACACCAGGAGCTCCTGCGCGCCATTGAGGAAGCGGACGCTTTCTTTTCAAACCGTCATCGGATCATGAGCCCATGGCCGATCTCCAGGGCGCGCCCATCCTGA
- a CDS encoding hydrogenase maturation protease, which produces MNAGPRWVLIGLGHPMRRDDGVGLWVAAQLQARSGPEGAVIPLGVPDPVALARAWTGAEIAWIVDAVAARLPPGTVLRIRGDRLLENPVPRSFSTHGLSLREALALARTLGPFPPCLVLYGIVGEDFGFGEKLSPAVEDGARRLVRRLARMIARLDKIHNEFRPG; this is translated from the coding sequence ATGAACGCGGGTCCCCGCTGGGTGCTCATCGGCCTGGGCCATCCGATGCGGCGGGACGATGGGGTGGGGTTGTGGGTGGCCGCTCAGCTCCAGGCCCGGAGCGGGCCCGAGGGCGCGGTCATCCCTCTGGGGGTTCCCGATCCGGTGGCGCTGGCCCGGGCATGGACAGGGGCGGAGATCGCCTGGATCGTGGATGCGGTGGCCGCCCGCCTTCCTCCGGGCACGGTCCTCCGAATCCGCGGGGATCGCCTCCTCGAGAACCCCGTCCCCCGAAGCTTCTCCACCCATGGGCTCTCCCTGAGGGAGGCCCTTGCCCTCGCCCGAACCCTGGGGCCATTCCCCCCGTGCCTGGTTCTCTATGGGATCGTGGGAGAAGACTTCGGATTCGGAGAGAAGCTCTCCCCGGCGGTGGAAGACGGCGCCCGCCGCCTGGTCCGCCGGCTGGCGCGCATGATCGCCCGGCTGGATAAAATACACAACGAATTCCGTCCCGGATGA
- a CDS encoding FAD/NAD(P)-binding protein, which translates to MIPSPTHPSAPTLERFLPTPYPVTGIRRETGDTVTLRLRPPEGRPSAFQPGQFNMLYLFGIGEVPISISGVHPRSGDLEHTVRAVGSVTRALARLRKGDVVGVRGPFGKGWPLEEAKGHDILILAGGIGLAPLRPALQHILAHRSEYKQVVLLYGARTPADLLYPAELERWRGRLDLQVFVTVDRGDEAWRGHIGVVTTLLPLAERLLDFRKAFILMCGPEVMMRVAARELEDRKVPPERIFLSLERNMKCAVGFCGHCQFGPVFICRDGPVFPLGRVRPLLEVREL; encoded by the coding sequence ATGATCCCTTCTCCCACCCACCCATCGGCGCCGACGCTGGAGCGCTTCCTCCCCACCCCCTATCCGGTCACCGGGATCCGCCGGGAGACCGGGGACACGGTGACGTTGCGCCTGCGCCCTCCGGAGGGCCGCCCGTCGGCCTTCCAGCCCGGCCAGTTCAACATGCTCTACCTGTTCGGCATCGGCGAGGTCCCGATCTCCATCAGCGGGGTCCATCCCCGCAGCGGGGACCTGGAGCACACGGTGCGGGCGGTCGGATCCGTCACGCGGGCCCTGGCCCGGCTCCGGAAAGGCGACGTCGTGGGGGTGCGAGGCCCCTTCGGGAAGGGCTGGCCCCTTGAGGAGGCCAAGGGACACGACATCCTGATCCTCGCCGGGGGCATCGGGCTGGCACCCCTGCGTCCCGCCCTCCAGCACATCCTGGCTCATCGCTCCGAATACAAGCAGGTGGTGCTCCTCTATGGAGCCCGCACGCCCGCCGACCTGCTGTATCCGGCGGAGCTGGAACGCTGGCGGGGGCGGCTGGATCTGCAGGTCTTCGTGACGGTGGACCGCGGGGACGAAGCCTGGCGGGGGCACATCGGGGTGGTCACCACGCTGCTCCCTCTGGCCGAGCGGTTGCTGGATTTCCGGAAGGCGTTCATTCTGATGTGCGGCCCCGAGGTCATGATGCGTGTGGCGGCCCGCGAGCTGGAGGATCGCAAGGTGCCCCCGGAGCGCATCTTCCTGTCCCTAGAGCGGAACATGAAGTGCGCTGTGGGGTTCTGCGGCCACTGCCAGTTCGGCCCTGTCTTCATCTGTCGGGACGGCCCGGTGTTCCCCCTGGGCCGCGTCCGCCCGCTCCTGGAGGTGCGGGAGCTGTAA
- a CDS encoding glycosyltransferase family 2 protein: MEIRPEISVVIPVFRNRETLHSLYARLQSVLDGAGWSWELIAVHDACPEGSLKVLRELAARDPRIRILDLPRNVGQHRAIWLGLHETRGRYVVVMDADLQDPPEAIPLLRKAMEEAQGRALVVFAGRRGRYERLDRMLTSWLFKRALHWICGAPADAGTFCLMEGQVTEALRRWDAPEPHLPTLIACAGFPTRVVPIHRSLRPIGRSAYTTGMRWRLAWRILRTAWALKRNPARFLRLSNALPFPEPHTHLPGGAKRAHVGAHRDP; encoded by the coding sequence ATGGAGATCCGGCCTGAAATCAGCGTGGTCATTCCGGTCTTCCGGAACCGGGAAACCCTTCACTCCCTGTATGCACGCCTGCAATCCGTCCTGGATGGGGCGGGCTGGTCCTGGGAACTGATCGCCGTCCACGATGCCTGCCCCGAGGGCTCCCTAAAGGTGCTGCGGGAGCTCGCCGCCCGGGATCCCCGGATCCGGATCCTGGATCTCCCCCGAAACGTCGGGCAGCACCGGGCCATCTGGCTCGGCCTGCACGAAACCCGGGGGCGTTATGTGGTCGTGATGGATGCGGACCTGCAGGACCCGCCGGAAGCCATCCCGCTTCTCCGAAAGGCGATGGAGGAAGCGCAGGGCCGGGCCCTTGTGGTCTTCGCCGGACGACGCGGGCGATATGAGCGGCTGGATCGGATGCTGACCTCGTGGCTCTTCAAGCGGGCCCTCCACTGGATCTGCGGGGCTCCGGCGGATGCCGGGACCTTCTGCCTGATGGAAGGTCAGGTGACGGAGGCCCTGCGACGCTGGGATGCCCCAGAACCGCATTTGCCCACACTGATCGCCTGTGCGGGCTTTCCCACGCGGGTCGTTCCGATCCACCGCTCCCTGCGCCCGATCGGCCGCTCCGCCTACACGACGGGCATGCGCTGGCGGCTCGCCTGGCGCATCCTCCGCACCGCCTGGGCGCTGAAACGCAACCCGGCCCGCTTCCTTCGCCTCTCCAACGCGCTGCCCTTCCCAGAACCACACACCCATCTCCCTGGAGGAGCGAAGCGCGCCCATGTCGGAGCGCATCGAGATCCATAA
- a CDS encoding class I SAM-dependent methyltransferase, whose product MSERIEIHNQRQREYFGRRVKRTMWPERTPYVIRQVDEVIRFGDLRPGERILDVGCGMGRHAFLLAERGLQVEGLELSPFLIERMQEFDGGRYRIPVYCADIHRCPPELHGRYDALVGFFVLHHLADLRQAFASMARLLRPGGRVVFLEPNPLNPLYYLQILITPGMSWAAERGILNMRPSVISEAMELAGLRLTAIARYGFFPPFLSNHPWGGCLERLLEQAPLWRSLLPFQLFRGDQR is encoded by the coding sequence ATGTCGGAGCGCATCGAGATCCATAACCAGCGCCAGCGCGAATATTTCGGACGCCGCGTCAAGCGCACGATGTGGCCGGAGCGGACACCCTACGTGATCCGCCAGGTGGATGAGGTCATCCGCTTTGGCGATCTCCGGCCGGGGGAGCGGATCCTGGATGTGGGATGCGGGATGGGCCGTCATGCCTTCCTGCTGGCCGAGCGCGGCCTCCAGGTGGAGGGGCTGGAGCTCTCCCCCTTCCTGATCGAACGAATGCAGGAATTCGATGGCGGGCGATACCGCATCCCGGTCTACTGCGCGGACATCCACCGCTGTCCTCCCGAGCTGCACGGACGCTATGACGCGCTGGTGGGCTTCTTTGTCCTCCACCATCTGGCGGACCTGCGCCAGGCCTTCGCGTCTATGGCTCGGCTTCTGCGACCGGGAGGGCGAGTGGTTTTCCTAGAGCCCAACCCCCTCAACCCTCTTTACTATCTTCAGATCCTGATCACACCGGGGATGTCGTGGGCGGCGGAACGGGGGATCCTGAACATGCGCCCTTCCGTGATTTCAGAGGCGATGGAGCTGGCCGGGCTACGGCTGACCGCCATCGCTCGCTACGGCTTCTTCCCCCCGTTTCTGTCGAACCACCCCTGGGGAGGTTGCCTGGAGCGACTCCTGGAACAGGCGCCCCTCTGGCGATCGCTTCTGCCCTTTCAGCTGTTCCGCGGGGATCAGAGATGA